From a region of the Thermomicrobium roseum DSM 5159 genome:
- a CDS encoding hemagglutinin/hemolysin-like protein produces the protein MQTGRRPSRLWRVLLALALAASSLAALLPSARAAAPLSEQQARVTLAAVYNAETLPGGFGPLWSTVVVQNLEALPIQIRLRTQRVGGTIRGPYTLAPRATRAFTAAELAGLGLVPTGGSAGLVIEAEFPDTSRSILSELGICTISCNPAISVVAKHAGPSALGNDLRSSSAFQFVSGATGARDDDWDAANQGRNWVLPVVQTNSGWNTVVKIANLRNQPNQVTVTLLRARGVTVGNASYTLTQTLAAGETWSLDLGSVVPPEWVGAAFIDAQLIGVAVVAERYKPSWRMLLTNEAVPRTSASTRYAPIVFRDYNNWNTGITLVNLDTANTNTLTLTYYDRNGLAQVVPPELSTITLQPGESAFIYRPDISATPSLDPARVNAVVISGQRPFAAAVDEVKYLAGPGQGQAMSYIAPAAPDVAGSKQSWSVAETQARTAGQVTGQAWFTHSLALPLFQVGDATGQGDTSGFTLFNPTGRQQLANVQILSANGAAVAPSQVGTSENPVLVAVPAGGYAVIYPYPSDFGTTFASVPRTFTGTALVGVTDGAGSGTGFLVGVSNVVNYQVAGDGSGVFVLTPTRHPALTLSNFALRLEPSVTLAVVNQDVPLTATLTAGDTPLAGRTIRFRVSSEGTPNPVSGVAVTDSDGHASFTFTNGTADRTNTVTAWWDLNGNGEQDANEPADTSRVTWVSSLTGTLSISGLTGGPGTYQVREGDLAGPATKTAQVSCDLDPNTPTGVPLLLRFTSTDEATTARWSSQPTASTSGTIAVVTSGANNVATANLILVDGTADNSYTVTCYLDYGATGVLESTDPLLDTVTINVTS, from the coding sequence ATGCAAACCGGACGACGACCGTCGCGGCTCTGGCGCGTTCTCCTGGCACTGGCGCTCGCGGCCAGCAGCCTCGCAGCGCTCCTGCCGAGCGCGCGAGCGGCCGCGCCGCTCAGCGAGCAGCAGGCGCGCGTCACGCTGGCAGCCGTGTACAACGCCGAAACGTTGCCCGGCGGCTTCGGTCCGCTCTGGAGCACCGTCGTCGTGCAGAATCTGGAGGCGCTCCCGATCCAGATTCGCCTGCGCACTCAGCGGGTCGGTGGCACGATCCGCGGCCCGTACACGCTGGCACCACGGGCCACCCGCGCGTTCACGGCGGCCGAGCTCGCCGGACTCGGTCTAGTGCCGACCGGTGGGAGCGCTGGCCTGGTGATCGAGGCCGAGTTCCCCGACACGAGCCGCTCCATCCTGAGCGAGCTGGGCATCTGCACCATCTCGTGCAACCCAGCCATCAGTGTCGTCGCCAAGCATGCTGGGCCGAGCGCACTCGGCAACGACCTGCGGAGTTCGAGCGCCTTCCAGTTCGTCTCCGGCGCAACCGGCGCGCGCGACGACGACTGGGATGCGGCGAACCAGGGCCGCAACTGGGTCCTCCCGGTCGTCCAGACCAACTCCGGCTGGAACACGGTGGTCAAGATCGCCAACCTGCGCAACCAGCCGAACCAGGTCACCGTGACGCTGCTGCGCGCGCGGGGCGTCACCGTCGGGAATGCGAGCTACACGCTCACCCAGACGCTGGCGGCGGGCGAGACCTGGTCGCTGGACCTCGGGAGTGTCGTCCCGCCGGAATGGGTCGGTGCCGCCTTCATCGATGCCCAGCTGATCGGTGTCGCGGTGGTCGCCGAGCGGTACAAGCCGTCCTGGCGCATGCTCCTGACGAACGAGGCCGTACCGCGCACGAGCGCGAGCACGCGCTATGCCCCGATCGTCTTCCGCGACTACAACAACTGGAATACCGGGATCACGCTGGTAAACCTGGACACGGCCAACACCAACACCCTGACGCTGACCTATTACGACCGCAACGGTCTCGCCCAGGTGGTCCCGCCCGAACTCTCCACCATCACGCTCCAGCCGGGGGAGAGCGCCTTCATCTATCGGCCGGACATCAGCGCGACCCCGAGCCTCGATCCCGCCCGGGTCAACGCGGTGGTCATCAGCGGGCAACGCCCGTTCGCAGCAGCGGTGGACGAAGTCAAGTACCTGGCTGGTCCGGGTCAAGGGCAGGCGATGAGCTACATCGCGCCCGCAGCGCCGGACGTCGCGGGCAGCAAGCAGAGCTGGTCGGTGGCCGAGACGCAGGCGCGCACAGCGGGGCAGGTCACCGGCCAGGCCTGGTTCACCCACAGCCTGGCACTGCCGCTCTTCCAGGTCGGTGACGCCACCGGGCAGGGGGACACGAGCGGGTTCACGCTCTTCAATCCCACCGGTCGCCAGCAACTGGCCAATGTGCAGATCCTGAGTGCCAACGGCGCGGCAGTCGCTCCCAGCCAGGTGGGGACGAGCGAGAATCCGGTGCTCGTCGCTGTCCCGGCCGGCGGCTACGCGGTCATCTATCCCTACCCCAGCGACTTCGGCACGACCTTCGCCAGCGTGCCGCGCACCTTCACCGGCACGGCGCTCGTCGGCGTGACGGACGGCGCCGGGAGCGGTACCGGCTTCCTGGTGGGGGTATCGAACGTCGTCAACTACCAGGTGGCTGGTGACGGCTCGGGTGTCTTCGTCCTCACGCCGACCCGCCATCCGGCACTGACCCTTTCGAACTTCGCGCTGCGCCTCGAGCCGAGCGTGACGCTCGCAGTCGTCAACCAGGATGTCCCGTTGACCGCGACGCTGACCGCGGGCGACACCCCGCTCGCGGGACGCACGATCCGCTTCCGGGTGAGCAGCGAGGGAACCCCGAACCCGGTGAGCGGCGTGGCCGTCACCGATAGCGACGGGCATGCGTCCTTCACCTTCACCAACGGCACGGCCGACCGGACCAACACGGTCACCGCCTGGTGGGACCTGAACGGTAACGGCGAACAGGACGCGAACGAGCCGGCCGATACGAGCCGCGTCACCTGGGTGAGCAGCCTGACCGGCACCCTCTCGATCAGCGGATTGACGGGCGGCCCCGGCACGTACCAAGTCCGTGAAGGGGACCTCGCTGGCCCAGCCACCAAGACGGCCCAGGTCAGCTGCGACCTCGATCCGAACACGCCGACCGGTGTTCCGCTCCTGCTCCGCTTCACCAGCACGGACGAAGCCACCACCGCGCGCTGGAGCAGCCAGCCGACCGCTAGCACGTCCGGCACCATCGCCGTGGTGACCAGCGGCGCGAACAACGTGGCGACCGCGAACCTGATCCTGGTCGATGGGACTGCTGACAACTCCTACACCGTCACCTGCTACCTCGACTACGGCGCGACCGGCGTGCTGGAGAGTACCGATCCATTGCTCGACACCGTCACGATCAACGTGACCAGCTGA
- a CDS encoding sensor histidine kinase, with product MLTLFLATALAFVAGALVALFWQRHRFGAELRRMLAQLRREHPTIGPLQRPLLDARSLDAFRFLLDDALRFLERELEQASARQSQLAALFDHLSDGVVLVDPDGQVVSLNRAARELLPGGRSEALGRPYAEVLRDYELNELVARALAGAAPTTGRFVELGRPRRSIQAQVSVLQGADRPLVTLVLRDITELRRTETIRRDFVANVSHDLRTPLAALQALVETLLDGALADPAVAEDFLRRIAVEVEHMTRLVNQLLELTKAESGQLQLARVPTDLAELARATLRRFEPRAASKGIALTVQVAPELPPVACDPERIGQVLANLLDNALKFTPAGGQITVEIAAASGEAIVRVRDTGPGIPADELDRVFERFFKGDRARSGGGSGLGLAIVKHLVQLHGGRVWAESPPGGGAIVGFALPLERR from the coding sequence ATGCTCACGCTCTTCCTCGCCACCGCTCTCGCCTTCGTTGCCGGTGCGCTCGTCGCGCTGTTCTGGCAGCGTCACCGGTTCGGCGCCGAGCTGCGCCGGATGCTCGCCCAGCTCCGCCGCGAGCATCCGACGATCGGCCCGCTCCAGCGACCGCTCCTCGACGCGCGGTCACTGGACGCGTTCCGGTTCCTGCTCGACGATGCGCTCCGCTTCCTGGAGCGCGAGCTGGAACAGGCCTCGGCCCGGCAGAGCCAGCTGGCTGCCCTCTTCGATCACCTGAGCGATGGTGTCGTCCTCGTCGATCCGGATGGGCAGGTGGTGAGCCTGAACCGTGCTGCTCGCGAACTCCTCCCCGGCGGCCGGAGCGAGGCGCTGGGTCGTCCGTACGCGGAAGTCCTGCGCGACTACGAGCTCAACGAGCTGGTCGCCCGCGCGTTGGCTGGCGCGGCGCCGACGACCGGGCGCTTCGTCGAACTCGGTCGACCGCGCCGGAGCATCCAGGCCCAGGTCTCTGTCCTCCAGGGTGCCGATCGCCCGCTGGTGACGCTCGTCCTGCGGGACATCACCGAGCTGCGCCGCACGGAAACGATCCGCCGCGACTTCGTCGCCAACGTCTCGCACGACCTGCGGACGCCACTGGCGGCCCTGCAAGCCCTGGTGGAAACGCTCCTGGACGGCGCGCTGGCTGATCCGGCGGTCGCCGAGGACTTCTTGCGGCGCATCGCCGTCGAGGTGGAGCACATGACTCGCCTGGTGAACCAGCTCCTGGAACTGACCAAGGCCGAGAGCGGCCAGTTACAGCTCGCTCGTGTCCCGACTGACCTTGCCGAGCTGGCCCGCGCGACGCTGCGCCGCTTCGAGCCGCGGGCCGCCAGCAAAGGCATCGCGCTCACCGTGCAGGTCGCCCCGGAACTGCCCCCGGTCGCCTGCGATCCGGAGCGGATCGGCCAGGTGCTGGCCAACCTCTTGGACAACGCGCTCAAGTTCACCCCGGCAGGAGGCCAGATCACGGTCGAGATCGCTGCCGCTTCCGGGGAGGCCATCGTTCGCGTCCGCGACACCGGGCCAGGGATCCCCGCCGACGAGCTCGATCGCGTCTTCGAGCGCTTTTTCAAAGGTGACCGGGCGCGGAGCGGGGGCGGCAGCGGGCTCGGGCTGGCGATCGTCAAGCACCTCGTCCAGCTGCACGGCGGGCGAGTGTGGGCGGAGAGCCCGCCGGGAGGCGGCGCGATCGTCGGCTTCGCGCTCCCGCTGGAACGGCGCTGA